From a region of the Brevibacterium siliguriense genome:
- a CDS encoding PQQ-dependent sugar dehydrogenase, giving the protein MSTSAQRRTGRLLTGAAMSLAVVLSACSSNSGSGESDGRDGSESGAASARSDSGSSAARSTSSSAPGAGSPEVVATGLEAPWSIAFFGQTMLVSERDSGRILEVSAGRDVREVGQIEDASASGEAGLHGLAVDDDRLYAFFAAGTENRIVRFDILGEAGELSLSEEETILDGLPTANFHNGGRLAFGPDGLLYATLGDTGDRDSAQDEKALSGKILRMTPDGDIPADNPFGDSLVFSMGHRNPQGIGWDDEGTMYASEFGQDTWDELNVIDAGGNYGWPEVEGIAEDSGPADDGGSGDGSGDFIDPVQQWSPDEASPSGLAVTDESILIAGLRGERLHQVPLDDLSASNELWAGEHGRLRDVVEAPNGSLLVLTNNTDGRGEPGPDDDRLLRFTP; this is encoded by the coding sequence ATGAGCACCTCGGCACAGCGCCGAACCGGACGACTTCTCACCGGTGCCGCGATGTCACTGGCTGTGGTCCTCTCCGCCTGTTCGTCGAATTCAGGCTCCGGAGAATCCGACGGTCGGGATGGCTCAGAGTCGGGAGCCGCCTCGGCGAGGTCTGATTCCGGGTCATCCGCCGCCCGGTCCACGTCGTCGTCGGCACCGGGTGCGGGCTCTCCCGAGGTCGTCGCCACCGGGCTCGAAGCCCCGTGGTCGATCGCCTTCTTTGGGCAGACCATGTTGGTCAGCGAACGCGATTCGGGTCGCATCCTTGAAGTCTCCGCAGGCAGGGATGTTCGTGAGGTCGGGCAGATCGAAGATGCCTCGGCCTCGGGCGAAGCGGGTTTGCATGGTCTTGCTGTCGACGATGACCGTCTCTATGCTTTCTTCGCTGCTGGGACGGAGAATCGGATCGTGCGATTCGACATCCTCGGCGAGGCCGGGGAGCTGTCATTGAGTGAGGAGGAGACGATCCTCGACGGACTGCCGACCGCGAACTTCCACAACGGCGGACGGCTGGCCTTCGGACCCGACGGTCTGCTCTATGCCACGCTCGGTGACACAGGCGATCGCGACAGCGCGCAGGACGAGAAGGCGCTGTCGGGAAAGATTCTGCGCATGACGCCTGACGGCGACATACCTGCGGATAATCCGTTCGGCGATTCGCTCGTCTTCAGCATGGGACACCGGAACCCGCAGGGCATCGGCTGGGACGATGAGGGCACGATGTATGCCTCGGAGTTCGGGCAGGACACGTGGGATGAGCTCAACGTCATCGACGCCGGCGGGAATTACGGATGGCCCGAAGTCGAGGGCATCGCCGAGGACAGCGGGCCTGCAGATGACGGCGGCTCTGGTGACGGGTCCGGTGACTTCATCGATCCGGTGCAGCAGTGGTCTCCCGACGAAGCGAGCCCCAGCGGACTGGCCGTCACCGACGAGAGCATCCTCATCGCCGGTCTGCGCGGTGAGCGTCTGCACCAGGTGCCGCTCGACGACCTCTCCGCTTCCAACGAACTCTGGGCCGGAGAGCACGGCCGGCTGCGCGATGTGGTTGAGGCACCGAACGGTTCGCTGCTCGTGCTGACGAACAATACCGACGGCCGCGGAGAACCCGGCCCGGACGACGACCGTCTCCTGCGCTTCACGCCCTGA
- a CDS encoding copper resistance CopC family protein, which yields MTRLMTRQNWSALRLGFAALLVAAMSVFAFAPAASAHDQLVSSNPEDGAELDQQPKWLEMNFSGDIQEVGSEVKVVVDGKDVSAGELTVEGKKLSVALPDDLKPGDYKVTWRVVSQDGHPISGDYSFAIKDAEGAGGEVKESSGESTKAGLGGGVVDEPGKDTEDRGEIGESTGSDSGMSTPMIVLLSVGGLAIIVIVVLLMRRKSQGLPGTKDN from the coding sequence ATGACTCGTCTCATGACTCGACAGAACTGGTCCGCTCTCAGGCTGGGCTTCGCCGCCCTGCTGGTGGCTGCGATGAGCGTCTTCGCGTTCGCCCCCGCCGCCAGTGCGCATGATCAGCTGGTGTCGTCGAATCCCGAGGACGGTGCCGAACTCGATCAGCAGCCCAAATGGCTCGAGATGAACTTCTCCGGCGACATCCAGGAAGTCGGCTCCGAGGTCAAGGTCGTCGTCGATGGCAAGGACGTCTCCGCGGGTGAGCTGACCGTCGAGGGCAAGAAGCTCAGCGTGGCTCTGCCCGATGATCTCAAGCCCGGCGACTACAAGGTCACCTGGCGTGTGGTGTCGCAGGACGGTCACCCGATCTCCGGTGACTACTCGTTTGCGATCAAGGACGCCGAAGGCGCCGGCGGTGAGGTCAAGGAGTCGTCCGGAGAGTCGACGAAGGCCGGACTCGGCGGCGGAGTCGTCGACGAGCCGGGCAAGGACACCGAAGACCGCGGCGAGATCGGCGAGTCCACCGGCAGCGATTCCGGAATGTCGACCCCCATGATCGTGCTGCTTTCCGTGGGCGGCCTGGCCATCATCGTCATCGTCGTCCTGCTCATGCGCCGCAAGTCCCAGGGGCTGCCCGGGACCAAGGACAACTGA
- a CDS encoding low molecular weight protein-tyrosine-phosphatase codes for MSLASVVFVCTGNICRSVTAERVLLHHLADTGAEAVVDSAGISDEEAGNPIDPRQARVLASAGYRTDDHVARQITPAWLAERDLAVAMTARHYRALERMIAGLPAEAAPELRMLREFDPRVVGANEGAGADGTSAAPGRAGAASARDDIPAPDVEDPWYGEFKDFEETLETIEVSVPGITDRLRALAAKTQ; via the coding sequence ATGAGTCTGGCGTCCGTCGTTTTCGTGTGCACCGGCAACATCTGCCGGTCCGTCACCGCCGAACGTGTGCTCTTACATCATCTGGCCGACACCGGCGCCGAGGCGGTCGTCGACTCCGCCGGGATCAGCGACGAGGAGGCCGGCAACCCCATCGACCCTCGTCAGGCTCGTGTGCTCGCTTCCGCCGGTTACCGCACTGACGATCATGTCGCGCGGCAGATCACGCCCGCATGGTTGGCCGAACGTGACCTGGCGGTGGCGATGACCGCCCGCCACTATCGTGCCCTGGAGCGGATGATCGCAGGTCTTCCCGCCGAGGCGGCCCCGGAGCTGCGGATGCTGCGCGAATTCGATCCCCGGGTGGTCGGGGCGAACGAAGGTGCGGGAGCCGATGGGACCTCGGCGGCCCCCGGGAGGGCCGGCGCCGCCTCGGCGAGGGACGACATCCCCGCCCCCGACGTCGAGGATCCCTGGTACGGGGAATTCAAGGATTTCGAAGAAACTCTTGAGACAATTGAAGTGTCCGTGCCGGGAATCACGGATCGTCTGCGCGCGCTGGCCGCGAAAACTCAGTGA
- a CDS encoding M13 family metallopeptidase, with protein MTSETSQTSIRPQDDLYQHINGEWIDSFTIPDDRAGDGAMRELFDTAETKVRDIITAVTDTPQEPGSEGQKVADLFTSFMDVERINELGVAPLTSTFAAIDAAEDKSELAAALARLETEGIGGVLGGYVTADAKDSDVYALYLVQAGISLPDEDYYFNDDHAEVRAKFLAHVQKVAALAGLGEKSGITDTEVAAKVMAFETALARHHWDRVACRDAEKTYNKYSISELRDLGPEFDFDSYLGILTADATDLKYLVVSQPSFVTGMAKVWAETDIETIKTWLRFVVVSDTASLLSDEFVEENFDFNSRTLSGTPALRERWKRGVSLVEGYLGEAVGKLYVAAEFPPSSKDAIDHLVGMLIKAYDKSIRELDWMSDETKERALVKLSKFTPKVGYPDVWREYPAAIDASDLVGNVRRCSQAEHVRQVKRIGGPIDRTEWLMTPQTVNAYYHPVMNEIVFPAAILQPPFFDADGDVAANFGAIGAVIGHEIGHGFDDQGSRYDGDGNLVDWWTESDRTLFEERTKALIAQFEELVPAGLEPNQHVNGALTVGENIGDLGGLSIGWKALELELGERAGTPGVPVAPSAEQAKAFFEAWAKAWRSKMRTEERVRRLSIDPHSPEEFRCNQVVKNMTAFHDTYGVTETDGMYLAPESRVTIW; from the coding sequence ATGACTTCTGAAACCTCACAGACCTCGATCAGGCCTCAGGACGACCTGTACCAGCACATCAACGGCGAGTGGATCGACTCGTTCACGATCCCCGATGACCGTGCCGGCGACGGAGCCATGCGTGAGCTCTTCGACACCGCCGAGACCAAGGTCCGCGACATCATCACCGCCGTGACCGACACCCCGCAGGAACCCGGCTCCGAAGGGCAGAAGGTCGCCGACCTGTTCACCTCGTTCATGGACGTCGAGCGCATCAACGAGCTCGGCGTCGCCCCGCTGACCTCGACGTTCGCAGCCATCGACGCTGCCGAGGACAAGTCCGAACTCGCAGCGGCCCTCGCCCGCCTGGAGACCGAAGGCATCGGCGGAGTCCTCGGCGGGTACGTCACCGCCGATGCGAAGGACTCCGACGTCTACGCCCTCTACCTCGTCCAGGCCGGCATCTCCCTGCCCGACGAGGACTACTACTTCAACGACGACCATGCCGAGGTGCGCGCGAAGTTCCTCGCCCACGTGCAGAAAGTTGCGGCCCTGGCCGGACTCGGTGAGAAGTCCGGGATTACTGATACCGAGGTGGCCGCCAAGGTGATGGCGTTCGAGACCGCACTCGCCCGCCACCATTGGGACCGTGTGGCCTGCCGCGACGCGGAGAAGACGTACAACAAGTACTCGATCTCCGAGCTGCGCGACCTCGGCCCCGAATTCGACTTCGACTCTTACCTCGGCATCCTCACCGCCGATGCGACCGACTTGAAGTACCTCGTGGTCTCTCAGCCTTCGTTCGTCACGGGAATGGCGAAGGTGTGGGCGGAGACCGACATCGAGACGATCAAGACGTGGCTGCGCTTCGTCGTCGTCTCCGACACCGCTTCGCTGCTCTCGGATGAGTTCGTCGAGGAGAACTTCGACTTCAACTCCCGCACGCTGTCGGGCACCCCTGCCCTGCGGGAGCGCTGGAAGCGCGGAGTCAGCCTCGTCGAGGGCTACCTCGGTGAGGCCGTGGGCAAGCTCTACGTCGCCGCCGAGTTCCCACCGTCGTCCAAGGATGCGATCGATCACCTCGTGGGCATGCTCATCAAGGCCTATGACAAGTCGATCCGCGAACTCGACTGGATGAGTGACGAGACGAAGGAGCGGGCGCTGGTCAAGCTTTCGAAGTTCACTCCGAAGGTCGGCTACCCGGACGTGTGGCGGGAGTACCCGGCCGCGATCGACGCCTCCGACCTGGTCGGGAACGTGCGTCGCTGCTCGCAGGCCGAGCATGTGCGGCAGGTGAAGCGGATCGGCGGACCCATCGACCGCACGGAATGGCTGATGACCCCGCAGACGGTCAACGCCTACTACCACCCGGTGATGAACGAGATCGTCTTCCCGGCAGCGATCCTCCAGCCGCCGTTCTTCGACGCCGACGGTGACGTGGCCGCGAATTTCGGAGCGATCGGCGCGGTCATCGGCCACGAGATCGGTCACGGCTTCGACGACCAGGGCTCCCGCTATGACGGCGACGGCAACCTCGTCGACTGGTGGACCGAATCGGATCGGACCCTGTTCGAGGAGCGCACGAAGGCGCTGATCGCCCAGTTCGAGGAGCTGGTGCCTGCCGGCCTGGAGCCGAACCAGCACGTCAACGGGGCGCTGACGGTCGGTGAGAACATCGGTGACCTCGGTGGCCTGTCGATCGGGTGGAAGGCCCTTGAACTCGAGCTCGGCGAACGGGCGGGCACCCCCGGTGTGCCGGTGGCGCCGTCGGCCGAGCAGGCGAAGGCGTTCTTCGAGGCGTGGGCGAAGGCGTGGCGGTCGAAGATGCGCACCGAGGAGCGTGTGCGCCGGCTTTCGATCGATCCGCATTCGCCGGAGGAGTTCCGCTGCAACCAGGTCGTTAAGAACATGACTGCATTCCACGACACCTACGGCGTGACGGAGACCGACGGCATGTACCTCGCCCCCGAATCCCGAGTCACCATCTGGTAA
- a CDS encoding DUF1684 domain-containing protein, which yields MNQFVTEWNTWRDSRNSALAKPFGWLSVVGLHWLDAESTWADAPGTFTVEDGWVTISLETGIKAGPAAETFDLLSKVENGGAGAAGGTASGAAVTNSGPTRATSPAVPSDTSTLPTVTDQDAVGGAGSDSAAGPDTGNGGHDAVPARPQVRVQENGFSAKLPAGGSLNWFTVGNVLYELIDRGGRLGVRVRDSKSPLLGKFFEVPVFDPDPDFVFLARFTRFDPVKTYTIETAQEDLQLQTQAAGTVTFETQQGEVSLLATGCPKTGLQLDFHDSTNGSTTSSWRTIDLGVPNQDGSLVIDFNRAVNYPFAFTSFATCPAPIEGNVVPFDVTAGERRPPFFYSEAGINVPFLFYVWWDEESAEVTRPWYSRFGLDITILNPSHDDGRISLVGFDGVAMSGGDLSPLGRKARSRLIDVATEALTSRIPVIGIGAYSAFVIQAQRELRSQQGYVDGIETEYAAPEDRLLIVMNNELDPKRAGFDIVHTDASGLIYVEMPFDIPLESERTEIAEFQAAMENGDSITSWQEFDYRMVALIRHHR from the coding sequence GTGAACCAGTTCGTGACGGAGTGGAACACCTGGCGCGACTCACGGAACTCGGCACTGGCGAAACCTTTCGGCTGGCTCAGCGTCGTCGGCCTGCACTGGCTCGACGCCGAATCGACCTGGGCCGACGCTCCCGGCACCTTCACCGTCGAAGACGGGTGGGTGACCATATCTCTGGAAACCGGCATCAAGGCCGGACCCGCGGCCGAGACATTCGACCTGCTCAGCAAGGTCGAAAACGGTGGGGCCGGTGCTGCTGGTGGGACTGCGAGCGGTGCCGCTGTGACCAATTCCGGGCCGACCCGGGCGACCAGCCCTGCGGTGCCTAGTGACACTTCGACCCTGCCGACGGTCACAGATCAGGACGCAGTTGGTGGTGCTGGTTCTGATTCCGCAGCCGGACCGGATACGGGAAACGGCGGACACGACGCCGTGCCCGCCCGGCCGCAGGTCCGGGTCCAGGAGAACGGGTTCAGCGCGAAGCTTCCGGCCGGCGGGTCGCTCAACTGGTTCACCGTCGGCAACGTCCTCTATGAACTTATCGACCGGGGCGGCCGCCTCGGTGTGCGTGTGCGCGACTCGAAGTCCCCGCTGCTCGGGAAGTTCTTCGAGGTCCCGGTCTTCGACCCGGACCCGGACTTCGTCTTCCTCGCCCGGTTCACCCGATTCGACCCGGTCAAGACCTATACGATCGAAACCGCTCAAGAGGATCTGCAGCTGCAGACGCAGGCTGCGGGAACTGTCACCTTCGAGACCCAGCAGGGTGAAGTGAGTCTGCTCGCCACCGGGTGTCCGAAGACCGGACTCCAGTTGGACTTCCACGATTCGACGAACGGGAGCACCACCTCGTCGTGGCGGACAATCGACCTCGGAGTGCCGAATCAGGACGGGTCGCTCGTCATCGATTTCAACCGTGCGGTGAACTACCCGTTCGCGTTCACCTCGTTCGCCACCTGCCCGGCCCCGATCGAGGGCAATGTCGTTCCCTTCGACGTCACCGCAGGTGAGAGACGTCCTCCGTTCTTCTACTCGGAGGCCGGGATCAACGTGCCGTTCCTCTTCTACGTGTGGTGGGACGAAGAGAGCGCCGAGGTGACTCGCCCCTGGTATTCGCGTTTCGGCCTCGACATCACCATCCTCAACCCCAGCCACGACGACGGGCGGATCTCGCTCGTCGGTTTCGACGGGGTCGCCATGTCCGGTGGGGACCTGTCCCCGTTGGGACGCAAGGCACGGTCGCGGCTCATCGATGTCGCCACCGAGGCACTGACCTCACGGATTCCGGTCATCGGCATCGGCGCGTACTCAGCGTTCGTCATCCAGGCCCAGCGTGAGTTGCGCTCGCAGCAGGGTTATGTCGATGGCATCGAGACCGAATACGCGGCACCGGAGGACCGTCTGCTCATCGTGATGAACAACGAACTCGACCCGAAGAGGGCCGGTTTCGACATCGTCCACACCGACGCCAGCGGCCTGATCTATGTGGAGATGCCCTTCGACATTCCGCTCGAATCCGAGCGCACGGAGATCGCGGAATTCCAGGCGGCGATGGAGAACGGTGACTCGATCACGAGTTGGCAGGAATTCGACTACCGCATGGTCGCGCTCATCCGCCACCACCGCTGA
- a CDS encoding M18 family aminopeptidase translates to MNESLPRPDAAATTAADLGDFVSASPSSYHAVAIAAKRLEEAGFSRLDESAAWALTPGTGHYVIRDGALIAWMNPTVTEAAPRFRVFGSHTDSPAFKLKPGGEYTAEGTRQVGVEIYGGPLLNSWLDRELAFAGRLSLADGSIVLARTRPIARIPQLAIHLDRQVNEGLTLDKQRHTAPVIGLADLAEADIIELLAASAGVDAEAVVGHDVYTIPTQEPALFGAAEEFFASPRLDNLLSVHAGVTALTQLDADRLDGIPLFAAFDHEEIGSNSRSGACGPFLADVTERIVASLLPQSTRSDYLASMASSVCVSSDAGHAAHPNYPERHDPHVRPRLGGGPLLKLNAQQRYATDAVGTAVWSQACAAVGVEYQDFVSNNAMPCGSTIGPLTATRLGMTTVDVGPALYSMHSAREMVAVSDVVALGAAAKAFLQGS, encoded by the coding sequence ATGAATGAATCACTCCCGAGACCGGACGCGGCCGCGACGACAGCGGCCGACCTCGGCGACTTCGTCAGCGCATCCCCCAGCTCATACCACGCGGTGGCCATCGCTGCGAAACGCCTGGAAGAGGCCGGTTTCTCCCGCCTCGACGAGTCCGCTGCCTGGGCGCTGACACCCGGGACCGGGCACTACGTCATCCGGGACGGCGCGCTCATCGCGTGGATGAATCCCACCGTCACCGAGGCGGCTCCCCGGTTCCGCGTGTTCGGTTCCCACACCGATTCCCCGGCATTCAAGCTCAAGCCCGGCGGCGAGTACACCGCCGAGGGCACCCGTCAGGTCGGCGTTGAGATCTACGGCGGGCCCCTGCTGAATTCGTGGCTCGATCGTGAGCTCGCCTTCGCCGGGCGTCTCAGCCTCGCCGACGGCAGCATCGTGCTCGCCCGGACCAGACCGATCGCCCGCATCCCGCAGCTGGCGATCCACCTGGACCGGCAGGTCAATGAGGGCCTGACCCTGGACAAACAGCGCCACACCGCTCCCGTCATCGGTCTGGCCGACCTCGCCGAGGCAGACATCATCGAACTGCTCGCTGCTTCCGCCGGCGTCGATGCCGAGGCGGTCGTCGGCCACGACGTCTATACCATCCCGACACAGGAGCCGGCCCTCTTCGGTGCCGCCGAGGAGTTCTTCGCCTCGCCGAGGCTGGACAACCTTCTGTCCGTCCACGCCGGCGTCACCGCGCTCACCCAGCTCGATGCCGACAGGCTCGACGGCATCCCCCTGTTCGCGGCCTTCGATCATGAGGAGATCGGGTCGAATTCTCGTTCGGGTGCGTGCGGTCCGTTCCTCGCCGACGTCACCGAGCGCATCGTCGCCTCACTGCTGCCGCAGTCGACGCGCAGCGACTATCTCGCGTCGATGGCTTCCTCGGTGTGTGTCTCCTCCGATGCCGGGCATGCGGCCCATCCGAATTATCCGGAACGGCATGATCCGCATGTGCGTCCCCGCCTCGGCGGTGGTCCCCTGCTCAAACTCAATGCTCAGCAGCGCTACGCCACCGATGCTGTCGGAACGGCGGTGTGGTCGCAGGCGTGCGCAGCAGTCGGAGTCGAATATCAGGATTTCGTGTCGAACAATGCGATGCCCTGCGGGTCGACGATCGGTCCGTTGACCGCCACCCGCCTAGGCATGACGACCGTCGATGTGGGGCCTGCCCTGTACTCGATGCACTCGGCCCGCGAGATGGTTGCGGTCTCCGACGTCGTCGCCCTCGGCGCCGCTGCGAAGGCATTCCTCCAGGGCAGCTGA
- the thiC gene encoding phosphomethylpyrimidine synthase ThiC → MTAFTPETPAPATTSSDADSNDQFTLEQYPTHSPAWVDDEEHGIRVPVTRIELEDSNGRANDPVDVYRTVGPGSIPEEGLPALRFPWIENRLDTETYAARGHRIADDGRAAVRRGAPSQQWKGRKPVPRRAKAGRTVTQMHYARQGIITPEMRFVALREQCDVELVRAELAAGRAIIPNNVNHPESEPMIIGKAFLVKINANIGNSAVTSSIAEEVQKLRWAAKWGADTLMDLSTGNDIHTTREWIIRNSPIPIGTVPIYQALEKVDGDANTLTWEIFRDTVIEQCEQGVDYMTIHAGVLLRYVPLTADRVTGMVSRGGSIMAGWCLAHHEENFLYTHFDELCEIFARYDVAFSLGDGLRPGSIADANDAAQFAELDTLAELTERAWAHDVQVMIEGPGHIPLHLVRENVERQQELCHGAPFYTLGPLVTDIAPGYDHITSAIGATEIARYGTAMLCYVTPKEHLGLPDRDDVKTGVITYKIAAHAADLAKGHPGATARDDALSKARFEFRWRDQFALGLDPETAEAFHDETLPAEPAKTAHFCSMCGPKFCSMRISQDIRDTYGSAEAQQALAGMQQKSREFLASGGEVYLPDPTVGSKAD, encoded by the coding sequence ATGACTGCATTCACCCCTGAAACACCTGCCCCTGCCACGACTTCGTCTGACGCAGATTCAAACGACCAGTTCACCCTCGAGCAGTATCCGACGCATTCGCCGGCGTGGGTCGACGATGAGGAACACGGCATCCGCGTTCCCGTGACTCGCATCGAACTCGAAGACTCGAATGGCCGTGCCAACGATCCCGTCGACGTCTACCGCACCGTCGGACCGGGCAGCATTCCGGAAGAGGGACTGCCCGCTCTGCGATTTCCGTGGATCGAGAACCGCCTCGATACCGAAACGTATGCGGCCCGCGGCCACCGCATCGCCGACGACGGTCGGGCGGCCGTTCGCCGGGGTGCCCCGTCCCAGCAGTGGAAGGGACGCAAACCGGTTCCGCGTCGTGCCAAAGCCGGCCGCACGGTGACCCAGATGCACTACGCCCGGCAGGGCATCATCACCCCGGAGATGCGCTTCGTAGCGCTTCGCGAGCAGTGCGATGTCGAGCTCGTCCGTGCCGAGCTCGCCGCCGGTCGTGCGATCATCCCGAACAACGTCAACCACCCCGAATCCGAGCCGATGATCATCGGCAAGGCGTTTCTCGTCAAGATCAACGCGAACATCGGCAATTCCGCGGTCACCAGCTCCATCGCCGAGGAGGTGCAGAAGCTGCGGTGGGCCGCGAAGTGGGGTGCCGACACCCTGATGGACCTGTCGACTGGCAATGACATCCACACCACTCGCGAATGGATCATCCGCAATTCGCCGATCCCCATCGGCACCGTTCCGATCTATCAGGCACTGGAGAAAGTCGACGGGGATGCGAACACGCTGACCTGGGAGATCTTTCGCGACACGGTCATCGAGCAATGCGAGCAGGGTGTCGACTACATGACCATCCACGCCGGTGTGCTGCTGCGCTACGTTCCGCTCACGGCCGACCGGGTCACCGGGATGGTCTCTCGCGGCGGGTCCATCATGGCCGGCTGGTGTCTGGCTCACCACGAGGAGAACTTTCTCTATACCCATTTCGATGAACTCTGTGAGATCTTCGCCCGGTACGATGTCGCGTTCTCACTCGGCGACGGGCTGCGGCCGGGATCCATCGCCGATGCCAACGATGCCGCCCAGTTCGCTGAGCTCGATACTCTCGCTGAGCTCACGGAACGCGCTTGGGCCCACGACGTCCAGGTGATGATCGAAGGGCCAGGGCACATTCCGCTCCATCTCGTGCGTGAGAACGTCGAACGCCAGCAGGAGCTCTGCCACGGGGCACCGTTCTATACTCTGGGTCCGCTGGTCACGGACATCGCGCCCGGATACGACCACATCACCTCGGCGATCGGGGCGACCGAGATCGCACGTTACGGCACGGCGATGCTCTGCTATGTCACTCCGAAGGAGCATCTGGGCCTGCCCGACCGCGACGACGTCAAGACCGGGGTGATCACGTACAAGATCGCCGCGCATGCCGCGGACCTCGCGAAGGGTCACCCCGGTGCGACGGCCCGCGACGATGCGCTGTCGAAAGCTCGGTTCGAGTTCCGGTGGCGAGACCAGTTCGCCCTCGGCCTCGATCCGGAGACTGCCGAGGCATTCCACGATGAGACTCTGCCGGCCGAACCGGCGAAGACCGCTCACTTCTGTTCGATGTGCGGGCCGAAGTTCTGCTCGATGCGCATCTCGCAGGACATCCGGGACACCTACGGCAGCGCCGAGGCTCAACAGGCCTTGGCGGGAATGCAGCAGAAGAGCCGCGAGTTCCTCGCTTCGGGCGGCGAAGTCTACCTTCCCGATCCGACGGTCGGCTCCAAGGCCGACTGA
- a CDS encoding amidohydrolase family protein yields the protein MSELQRAFDAHLHIIDPTHPLIENNGYLPDPFTVADYRSRLRSLPEVGVEIAGGAVVSGSFQGFDQGYLIEALRQLGGSYVGVTQLPDETTDDLIRQLDEAGIKALRFNIARGGSAALDALDSFARRVHDLVGWHAELYIDASTIDADLADRIASLPAVSIDHLGMHEDGLPTLLRLVEAGVKVKATGFGRVELDPTEVVRRIVDTDPNALMVGTDLPSTRARRPFADADFTLLRQTLTPAEADAVFYSNAAKFYGID from the coding sequence ATGAGTGAACTCCAGCGTGCCTTCGACGCGCACCTGCACATCATCGATCCGACACATCCGCTGATCGAGAACAACGGCTACCTGCCCGATCCGTTCACGGTCGCCGACTACCGCTCCAGGCTCAGGAGTCTGCCCGAGGTGGGAGTAGAGATCGCAGGTGGAGCCGTCGTGTCCGGCTCGTTCCAGGGCTTCGATCAGGGCTACCTCATCGAGGCCCTGCGTCAGCTCGGCGGCAGCTATGTCGGTGTCACTCAACTGCCGGATGAGACTACCGATGATCTGATCCGGCAGCTCGACGAAGCCGGCATCAAGGCACTGCGATTCAATATCGCCCGCGGCGGTTCGGCCGCCCTCGATGCCCTAGACAGCTTTGCCCGACGAGTCCATGACCTGGTCGGATGGCACGCCGAGCTCTATATCGATGCCAGCACCATCGATGCGGACCTCGCCGACCGCATCGCCTCGCTGCCGGCGGTGAGCATCGACCACCTGGGCATGCACGAGGACGGACTGCCTACGCTGCTGCGCCTCGTCGAAGCCGGAGTGAAGGTCAAAGCGACCGGTTTCGGTCGTGTGGAACTCGACCCCACCGAGGTGGTCCGCCGCATCGTCGATACCGACCCGAATGCGCTGATGGTGGGCACGGATCTGCCGTCGACGCGAGCACGCCGCCCCTTCGCCGATGCTGATTTCACGCTCCTCCGTCAGACGCTCACCCCTGCCGAGGCCGACGCCGTGTTCTATTCCAACGCGGCGAAGTTCTACGGCATCGACTGA